AGATAAATACAATAAAAGAAGCTACAAATATATTGAACACATTATTCAGCAAATCGGTAAACAACAAATCATATTCCTTATTGGATTTAAAAAATGGGCTACCCAAGATGGCTAATAACTCACCCGTATTGTAAGACCTAATTCCAACGTAGGCCGATTGGTAATTCAAGTTTCCAATTTGCTCTTCAAGGGTTATCATCTTTTGTCCACTCTGCAGAATAGATGCATATGCTTGCGGATTTACCTTATACGATAACAGGTTCTTTTCAAATACTTGAGGCTGGCTCGTTAAAAAAAGTTGCCCATTTAAATCGTAAAGATTTATATCGGCATTTATGATTTTTGTAATAGTAGAGATATCATTATTTAGATTAGCTTTATCTAGTAATCCACTTTCATAATTCATCAATAAAGGAACCAATTGATTAGCTACTCTGGTGGTATTTTCCTCATATTTAGAGACTATATCATCTAAAAAAGTTGCATTTACAAATCCGAGTGTAGAAACACTTACAGAAAGCAATGGTATTAGAAAAGCTAAAGAAAAATATAATTGAATTTTTGCGCTAAGGCCAATACTCCTAGTTTTCCAGTAAATCTTAATAAACTGAATAGCGGAAAATGCAAATATTAAGACGAAAGATAGAACAAAGAAAAATGAAATATTAGAAAAAAACCGGTACCAAAAATTACTGGTTTTACTAAAAATCAACTTTTCCCCATTGTTTATGATAACATTAAATTTAAGATTACGGTCATGTTGAATTTTAAGTAAACTGGCATCTTCGGAGACATCATCCTCTACGACATTGGGAAAATTTAAATCCCCTACACTATAAGATAAGGTATCGTTTTTATAAAGTGCATAATCGTAAGGAATATCCAAAAAGGTAGGGATATTTCGATTTTTCACCAATAGTTCAGGGAATACATTATCAGGTCTGATCTTTTTTGGTTTTAATTCTAAAACGATCTTAGCAAAAACAAAATCATAGTGTTTTACTTCAAAGACATATATATAATTTCTTTGAAGTTGGTTTTCCTCATTATTTCCCACCAGATACAATTTCAGCTCTCCACGTTTGTTCCTGGCATTCATCTGCTGGATTGGATAAGAGGAGGACATTGGTAAGCTCCCATTTGGATAAATCGAATTACCTTCCGCATCAAAAATCTTTATAGACTTTTCATATTTTTCGAAATAATCATTCAAATAATACCTTTCAATTTTATCAGCAATGGTTTTGTATGGTGTTAAGGGAAGTAAAAACTGTCTTTTTATATATTCATCATTCCTGAGGCTTTCTTCCAGCTGATTGATCATGTATTCAGCTAAGACATCATTGCCATTTAATATCTTATCTGCCAGTATGTTTCTTTGGTTGGCTTCATTTTGTTTTTCGAGAAATTGAACTGAGATAGCGCTAATTATTGAAATCGCAATAATCAATAAAAATATATAGATGAAGCTCAAAAAGTTAATATTCTCGAGGACTGCCCCCAATTTCGAAAAGAAAATCACTGAATTGAAAAGCATCACAGTAAGACCAATCCAGAAGATTGGATAACCAAATTTGATTGCAAATATCTGAAAAGCACCAAAACAAGCCAACTGGACGCTTAAGAAATATACAGGGCTTAACTTTTCTTGAGTATTGAAGAAGTGAGCTACTTTAAATACCTCAAACACCAAAAACCCAAATAGCAAGACTACTGCAAAAGATAAGATTTGAAATATGCTAAACTCAATTGAAGCAGTACTGTCTATACCCCAATTGGAATGAATATAGATCAAATGAATGAAATAGAAGATCCCTAAGGTCGTGAGATATGATAAGAAATTTATCCCCCATCCTGATAATTGACTACTACGGAATTTCCGAAGTAAATAAGTCTTGATCTTCCTGATGGAAAAAAAACCTACAATAAAAAAAAGTACACAATTAATCAGTAAATTTCCTACTGAAGGATTGAAATCGGAAGAAGCGAAAAATTTCGGGTCAAAAAGTCTTAAATCTTTGGCATGAAAAGGCATATCAAAAAGCTCCATCAGTACCCATAAAACAGAAATTCCTGCGATAAAGGTAGAAATTTTAAGAACTGTATTCTTCCGGGAGGAACAATAACTCCATAAGGAGAATATGGACAGAGATATAAAAAGAAACTCTAAAAAGAGGATAAGATAATGTAACTCCTGATGATAAAATTCAAATTCATTTGTCAAGGAGATAAAGAAAATGGGATCTCCGTTTAAATCACTAATTTCATACGCATCCTCATTTTTATTTTGATAAAGATTAATACCGGATGGGGGTAATATTTTACTATTATATCCTGATTGGACATATTCATTATTCACATCATAATATTCAAATAAAGGAATAACTGAAATTATATGAACATCTCCACTTTTAGACTTTAATGAATATTCCAAATACTGACCAGATTGCTTATTTACAAAATGCCAACCTTCTTTTCGATACTTCTTTGATTCAGGGGCATAATGTTCATCGGACCAATATACCAGTGATATATTCTTGAAAATATAAAACGGATAAGTCGTCTTAATTTCGTTTAAAGACTTAAAGTCTAAGGATCTATTTTGTGAGAAATATGCATTCCACTGATCTTTATCTTTCTCTACTTTGAGCAGCTCTTCTAAAACCCTTGTTTGCGTTTCAGAAATAAATCCCTCTCTATCTGATTCCTTTGAATGATAGTAACTGCGTAAGCTAAAAATCAAGAGGGCCAGTGTTATTAAAAAAATATAAACTAAATACTTCTTCACAATTGATTGGGATGAATTAAAGCATCAATATAGCAATAATCGTACTGGACTTTAAAGAATTGAAATGAAATAAAGCTGCGATAAGGGACAAAGCGTCACATAGATTTATTCATGAGTTGAGCTTTCTTGAGAGAAGCTCTTTAATATTAATCTTCTTGCTGTGCTTTTTACTGTTTCTATACCATAAAATCCCGATTACCATAGCCACTAAATACGGGGCAGCAAAAAGGTATAAGATTCCAAAATTTAGTGAACTAGCTATTCCAATTTCACCATTATTAACATTGTTCTCTACTGTTGCCCTACACATTGCACACTGTGCAGAAACATTGGAAAGGCCAACAAACAGAAAAGAAAATATAAAGAAGAAAAGCTTTCTCATCATAAATTATTTACTTATAAAACTGCATCAAACGGATAAGAGTTCTCATTAATTAAGATAATATTGACTTACCATACCATAAACGATCACTCCAGTTATAGAAACATACAGCCATATTGGGAAGGTCCACTTCACTATCTTCTTATGCTTTTCGATCTTATCCGTCAATGCATAGTAAAAGGCAAATAGGACAAAGGGAACAACGATTGCTGCTAGCAGAATATGAGAAAGTAATATGACAACATAAAAACCTCTCCAAAACATCAATTTTCCCGTCTTTTCCGCTTCCTCTAAAACACCATTCCCATTTACATCTCCGTATACTGTAGAATCTGCTGTAGAATGATAAATCACGTAGCTAACTAAAAACAAACTGCCCAAAGTAAAAGCGATAGACATCATACTCTTATGAGCCCTAATATTCTTTTGCTTTATGAAATACAAACCTAATAGCAATACGATGGTAGTTAAAGTATTAAAAGTGGCATTTAAATGTGGTAACATATAAACCCAATCACCTGCTCCTTGTATTTTCTCCGGTGTAAATATTAAGATTGCAACTACCACTGGAATTGCAATTGACAATATCCAAATTAAGCTAGTATATGATTTTTGATTAGTATTAACTGATTCCATTTATTTCTTACTTAATAAAACTCTAATTTCTAATATCAATCTGTCCACCTCTTTTGTTTCATACCCATTGTAATAGCCTCTTATCCGGTTCTGCTCATCTAAAAGCACTAAAGTCTCGTCCGCTGCAATAATATCCTCAGAAGGATGTTCTCCATCCCATTCTTTCGTTGGAAAGGCGTACAGACAATTAATAAGGCTATTTCGTTTATTTTCGTGATAAAGATATGTCTTCGATTTTTTCGAGGGCAAAAATCCAGTATTGCCTAACTGATCTACTTTTCCTGAATCAATGGATTGTAAACTTAAAATACTAATAGACACTTCATCGAAAGTATTCAACACCCTGTTTAACTCATTCTTCAGGGTCTGGATTTCTGGATCTTGAGTATTTGGAAAGTGAATTACTTTAAAATCCGCATCGTAAATCTCTGATAACTTTACAATTTCCTTCTGATTCAAGTTCATGAACTCTACATTATCCCTTGTCAGATTAACATCATTACAATACCTTTTTTCTTGATCCTCAAAAAAGATGGGCAAGTTAAATTCATTTTGACCATAGGATCTCAAAAACAAATATAAAATCACAGGAAAACTAAGGGTAACTAGTAGTATAAGAATTTTTGACTTCTTCATAAACAAAAAAATCAGGCTGATCTACATCAACCTGATTCATTTAAATTTTCAAATCAATTAATTTAATTTCTAATATTAAAGATCGCACTACCTTCAACCATTAGTGCTACAACTAGCCATAAAATTAAAATGGTTGGGATCATGATTGACCAAATCAAAGCTTTTTGTTCGTGCTTAAGGTGCATAAACTCAGCTACAATATAAAATGCTTTTACAACTGTTAAACCTAAGAAAATAGATACTAGAATTATACCTCTAGGTAAAGTAAATGCGAAAATAAACTCAATTATGGTTACTATTGCTAGTATTGCTGCTACCTTCCAGATTTTCTTGGTCTTTTCTTTATCTTCAGGAATAACCTGAACGTTATTAGTTTCTTCGTGTGACATATCTTATATGAATTCTTTTAATTAATATCTCTAATTTCTACTTTCCTAACTTGCTCTAGTTAAATTAAGTAGAAAAGTGTAAATACAAATACCCAAACCAAATCAACAAAGTGCCAATAAAGCCCAGTTTTTTCAACCATTTCGTAATGTCCCCTTTTTTCATAGGTGCCTACCACTGCATTAAAGAAAATAATGAAATTTATTACTACTCCACTGAATACATGGAAACCATGGAATCCTGTAATGAAGAAGAATAATGATGCAAATAATGGGGGACCATATTGATTTTCTGTAAGATTAGCACCAAATATGGTTTCTCCCATGGCGTTTACTGTGCCTTCTGCCGTGCCATGGATAAAGTGACTCCACTCCCAAGCCTGACATGCCAAGAAAGTTAATCCACCGATAATGGTCCAAAGCATCCATTTGATAACGCCCTTTCTATCCATTCTATGGCCAGCTTCAACAGCCAATACCATGGTAACACTACTTAAAATCAAAATGAAGGTCATGATACCAACGAATATCAAAGGAGCATGTACCCCATGAAGAAAAGGAACAGCCTCAAATACCATCTCAGGAATTGGCCAATACTCTGTACTGAAAGTAAATTCAGATACAGTACCTTCATAAGCAGGGTGTGCATAACGGATGAGACCGTAGGTTATCAATAAAGCAGAAAATGAGAATGCATCCGAAAGAAGGAAGAACCACATCATCAGTTTTCCATAACTAGCATTCATAGGGGCTACTCCACCTCCCCATTGGTTTTTTGTAGTAGTATCAATTGTTGCAGTAGTTGCCATAAATTTATCTGTTCAAAAAAGGATTAATGATTTAACAACAAAAATATATATAAATATACCCAAAGTCCATCTAAAAAGTGCCAATATGTAGTACACATTTCCATTTTTACCATATTTTTAGAATGAACCTTATATTTAAAAGCCGAAAATAACATAATTAAAATAAAAATCAGCCCTGAAATCAAATGAAATGCATGCAAACCTGAAATTACATACAAAAATGAGCCAGAAGGATTACCTACAAAGTAAACATCTCTGTCGACAAGGGCTCCCCATGCTTCGTACTGACCTACAAAAAAGGCAATTGACAAGCCAGCTGTTAAAATCATAAAAAGCTTCAAGTTCTTGAAATTATCTCTTTTAGCTGAAATATAGGCCAAATGCATTGTAATACTACTAGCTACCAGAATAATCGTATTGTACAAAAAGACGGCAGGTAAGTCAAAAATTAACCAATTTCCTTCCGACTGCCGTACAATATAAGCACTAGTTAGTGCAGCAAATATCATGACTACAGTTACTATAAACAACCATAATGCAAACTTCAGTGGATGCATAGAGAGTATTTTAATACTCGGTTGTAATTGTTGTTCTTTATTTATAGAAGTTTCCATTATTATATTTTATCTAAAAGATAAGCCACTTGTACTATCGGTAGGTATAAAAACGACCCGAACATAATTTTTAATGCTGCTTCTTTACTGCATTCTTTCATTAGGTAGAATGTTTGACTAAGGAATAACACTCCGCAAATGGTTGCTACTAATGCCGAATAAATACCAGTAATTCCAAAGAGCGTTGGAAGTAAACCCAAGGGAATCAAAAATAAGGTATAGATCATAATCTGAATTGCAGTATTTAAGTCCTTTTTACCTCCAGAAGGTAATAGCTTAAAACCGGCCTTCTTATAGTCGTCATCCGCTACCCAAGCAATAGCCCAAAAATGAGGGAACTGCCAAATGAACTGGATCCCGAATATAATCCAAGCTTCGATGCCAAAACCATTAGTTGCAGCTACCCAGCCTAATAAAGGAGGTAATGCACCCGGAATGGCACCTACAAATACAGCAATCGGACCAACTCTTTTCAGAGGAGTGTATACAAAGCTGTACAAAATTAAAGACACTAATGAAAGAATGGCAGTCATCACATTCGTGTATACAAGAAGTAAGCCTATACCTGATGCTCCAGTGACGATTGCAAAAATTGTTGCTTCTTGAATAGATATTTTCCCTGTTGGGATAGGACGATTTTTCGTTCTATCCATTTTCTTATCTAATTCTACCTCAATGATTTGATTGATTGTAACGGCAGAACCTGAAACTAAAAAACCTCCCAATGAGAGAAAAGCTAAAACAACGTAATCAATGCCTGCTCCAGAAAAGCCT
This is a stretch of genomic DNA from Marivirga harenae. It encodes these proteins:
- a CDS encoding cytochrome c oxidase subunit 3 gives rise to the protein MATTATIDTTTKNQWGGGVAPMNASYGKLMMWFFLLSDAFSFSALLITYGLIRYAHPAYEGTVSEFTFSTEYWPIPEMVFEAVPFLHGVHAPLIFVGIMTFILILSSVTMVLAVEAGHRMDRKGVIKWMLWTIIGGLTFLACQAWEWSHFIHGTAEGTVNAMGETIFGANLTENQYGPPLFASLFFFITGFHGFHVFSGVVINFIIFFNAVVGTYEKRGHYEMVEKTGLYWHFVDLVWVFVFTLFYLI
- a CDS encoding sensor histidine kinase gives rise to the protein MIFSLRSYYHSKESDREGFISETQTRVLEELLKVEKDKDQWNAYFSQNRSLDFKSLNEIKTTYPFYIFKNISLVYWSDEHYAPESKKYRKEGWHFVNKQSGQYLEYSLKSKSGDVHIISVIPLFEYYDVNNEYVQSGYNSKILPPSGINLYQNKNEDAYEISDLNGDPIFFISLTNEFEFYHQELHYLILFLEFLFISLSIFSLWSYCSSRKNTVLKISTFIAGISVLWVLMELFDMPFHAKDLRLFDPKFFASSDFNPSVGNLLINCVLFFIVGFFSIRKIKTYLLRKFRSSQLSGWGINFLSYLTTLGIFYFIHLIYIHSNWGIDSTASIEFSIFQILSFAVVLLFGFLVFEVFKVAHFFNTQEKLSPVYFLSVQLACFGAFQIFAIKFGYPIFWIGLTVMLFNSVIFFSKLGAVLENINFLSFIYIFLLIIAISIISAISVQFLEKQNEANQRNILADKILNGNDVLAEYMINQLEESLRNDEYIKRQFLLPLTPYKTIADKIERYYLNDYFEKYEKSIKIFDAEGNSIYPNGSLPMSSSYPIQQMNARNKRGELKLYLVGNNEENQLQRNYIYVFEVKHYDFVFAKIVLELKPKKIRPDNVFPELLVKNRNIPTFLDIPYDYALYKNDTLSYSVGDLNFPNVVEDDVSEDASLLKIQHDRNLKFNVIINNGEKLIFSKTSNFWYRFFSNISFFFVLSFVLIFAFSAIQFIKIYWKTRSIGLSAKIQLYFSLAFLIPLLSVSVSTLGFVNATFLDDIVSKYEENTTRVANQLVPLLMNYESGLLDKANLNNDISTITKIINADINLYDLNGQLFLTSQPQVFEKNLLSYKVNPQAYASILQSGQKMITLEEQIGNLNYQSAYVGIRSYNTGELLAILGSPFFKSNKEYDLLFTDLLNNVFNIFVASFIVFIFLAYTATKILTSPLNLLKQKLSQVNLSADNKPIHWQVDDEIGLLIKEYNQMLLKLEKSRQALSKTEKESAWREMAQQVAHEIKNPLTPMKLSLQHLQMKIQKSDSPLPDASAKIDSILSQIENLSDIATSFSSFAKMPIPQNERICITDILRKVVDFFKAEHVEIYLDLPSEDIYVWADLKIMERTFNNMILNALQSGEEEQYIEINIKIDLQNEIVRISIHDNGMGIPEDNYNKVFLPNFTTKSTGSGIGLAVAKRGIEHAGGDIWFESEPNVGTTFYIELKRQN
- a CDS encoding cytochrome C oxidase subunit IV family protein; translated protein: MSHEETNNVQVIPEDKEKTKKIWKVAAILAIVTIIEFIFAFTLPRGIILVSIFLGLTVVKAFYIVAEFMHLKHEQKALIWSIMIPTILILWLVVALMVEGSAIFNIRN
- a CDS encoding DUF420 domain-containing protein, whose product is MESVNTNQKSYTSLIWILSIAIPVVVAILIFTPEKIQGAGDWVYMLPHLNATFNTLTTIVLLLGLYFIKQKNIRAHKSMMSIAFTLGSLFLVSYVIYHSTADSTVYGDVNGNGVLEEAEKTGKLMFWRGFYVVILLSHILLAAIVVPFVLFAFYYALTDKIEKHKKIVKWTFPIWLYVSITGVIVYGMVSQYYLN
- the cyoE gene encoding heme o synthase, whose translation is MQYSNSQNLSLSDLLISYAKNLFVLLKPRLSFLVAFSSAFGYVLGFSGAGIDYVVLAFLSLGGFLVSGSAVTINQIIEVELDKKMDRTKNRPIPTGKISIQEATIFAIVTGASGIGLLLVYTNVMTAILSLVSLILYSFVYTPLKRVGPIAVFVGAIPGALPPLLGWVAATNGFGIEAWIIFGIQFIWQFPHFWAIAWVADDDYKKAGFKLLPSGGKKDLNTAIQIMIYTLFLIPLGLLPTLFGITGIYSALVATICGVLFLSQTFYLMKECSKEAALKIMFGSFLYLPIVQVAYLLDKI
- a CDS encoding cytochrome c oxidase subunit 3 gives rise to the protein METSINKEQQLQPSIKILSMHPLKFALWLFIVTVVMIFAALTSAYIVRQSEGNWLIFDLPAVFLYNTIILVASSITMHLAYISAKRDNFKNLKLFMILTAGLSIAFFVGQYEAWGALVDRDVYFVGNPSGSFLYVISGLHAFHLISGLIFILIMLFSAFKYKVHSKNMVKMEMCTTYWHFLDGLWVYLYIFLLLNH